From the Musa acuminata AAA Group cultivar baxijiao chromosome BXJ1-2, Cavendish_Baxijiao_AAA, whole genome shotgun sequence genome, one window contains:
- the LOC135597387 gene encoding 3-phosphoshikimate 1-carboxyvinyltransferase 2-like yields MAQAIMSKGLEANPALTPAHIGGARRPTPVPYSLPLGSVARPGPFGGLRARGCGRRASPLRVSASVAVAAEKPSAAPEIVLQPIKEISGTVKLPGSKSLSNRILLLAALSEGTTVVDNLLNSDDVRYMLAALRTLGLSVEDDVATKRATVVGCGGQFPVGKDSKQEVELFLGNAGTAMRPLAAAVTAAGGNASYVLDGVPRMRERPIGDLVAGLKQLGADVDCFMGTNCPPVRVNAMGGLPGGKVKLSGSISSQYLTALLMAAPLALGDVEIEIIDKLISIPYVEMTLKLMERFGVKVEHSDNWDRFYINGAQKYKSPGNVYVEGDASSASYFLAGAAVTGGTVTVEGCGTSSLQGDVKFAEVLEKMGAKVSWTENSVTVTGPTRDPSKKGHLRGIDVNMNKMPDVAMTLAVVALFADGPTAIRDVASWRVKETERMVAICTELRKLGATVEEGPDFCIITPPEKLNITAIDTYDDHRMAMAFSIAACADVPVTIRDPGCTRKTFPDYFDVLQRFTKH; encoded by the exons atggCGCAGGCGATCATGTCAAAGGGATTGGAGGCGAATCCTGCGCTGACGCCTGCTCATATCGGCGGAGCTCGGAGGCCGACGCCTGTTCCTTACTCCCTTCCTCTTGGATCAGTGGCCAGGCCCGGGCCTTTCGGTGGCTTGAGAGCGCGAGGCTGCGGGAGGCGCGCATCGCCTCTTAGGGTCTCGGCCTCTGTCGCCGTGGCTGCCGAGAAACCATCGGCGGCGCCGGAGATCGTGTTGCAGCCCATTAAGGAGATCTCCGGTACGGTTAAGCTCCCCGGATCCAAGTCCTTGTCGAATCGGATCCTCCTCCTTGCTGCCCTTTCCGAG GGTACCACCGTGGTGGACAACTTGTTGAACAGTGATGATGTTCGCTATATGCTTGCTGCTTTGAGAACCCTTGGCCTTTCGGTGGAAGATGATGTTGCAACTAAGAGAGCAACAGTTGTAGGATGTGGTGGCCAATTCCCGGTGGGCAAAGATTCTAAACAAGAAGTTGAGCTCTTCTTGGGAAATGCAGGGACTGCAATGCGGCCACTGGCAGCAGCTGTCACAGCCGCTGGTGGAAATGCAAG CTACGTACTTGACGGGGTCCCAAGAATGAGGGAAAGACCTATAGGAGATTTGGTTGCCGGTCTGAAACAGCTTGGTGCAGATGTTGATTGTTTCATGGGCACCAATTGCCCTCCTGTTCGTGTAAATGCAATGGGTGGTCTTCCAGGGGGGAAG GTGAAACTTTCTGGATCCATTAGCAGCCAGTACTTGACTGCTTTGCTCATGGCAGCTCCCTTGGCTCTTGGGGATGTGGAGATTGAGATCATTGATAAGCTTATCTCCATTCCGTATGTAGAAATGACTTTGAAATTGATGGAACGTTTTGGAGTTAAGGTTGAGCATTCTGATAATTGGGATAGATTCTATATCAACGGTGCTCAAAAATACAA GTCTCCTGGAAATGTATATGTCGAAGGTGACGCATCAAGTGCTAGTTATTTCTTAGCAGGCGCTGCAGTCACTGGTGGCACTGTCACTGTGGAAGGTTGTGGTACAAGCAGTCTACAG GGAGATGTGAAATTTGCTGAAGTTCTTGAGAAAATGGGAGCAAAAGTTTCATGGACTGAAAATAGTGTGACTGTTACTGGTCCAACACGGGATCCTTCCAAGAAGGGACATTTGCGTGGAATTGATGTCAATATGAATAAGATGCCTGATGTTGCCATGACCCTTGCTGTTGTTGCACTATTTGCTGATGGCCCTACAGCCATAAGAGATG TGGCTTCATGGAGAGTTAAGGAGACTGAAAGGATGGTAGCCATTTGTACAGAACTTAGAAAG CTCGGAGCAACGGTGGAGGAAGGCCCCGACTTTTGTATCATTACTCCCCCAGAAAAGTTGAATATAACAGCGATTGACACGTACGATGATCACAGGATGGCAATGGCATTCTCGATAGCTGCTTGTGCCGATGTTCCTGTCACAATCAGAGACCCAGGTTGCACTAGGAAGACATTCCCCGACTATTTCGATGTTTTACAGAGGTTTACAAAGCATTGA